One stretch of Arachis duranensis cultivar V14167 chromosome 1, aradu.V14167.gnm2.J7QH, whole genome shotgun sequence DNA includes these proteins:
- the LOC107461741 gene encoding auxin-responsive protein IAA29-like produces MDKWDLELGLALPSNSPCAGSNDDMEEEEVTHPTLCLLPLTPGHSWRKKRHRMYVKVKMEGVGIARKVDLTMHHSFHTLNHALLHMFGKPPHQFSNSYRLLFQDQQGHWLLAKDVPWRTFLNSAQRLKLLRTTTTIVRN; encoded by the exons ATGGATAAATGGGATCTTGAACTCGGTCTTGCTCTCCCAAGCAATTCTCCTTGTGCAGGCTCTAATGATGATATGGAGGAGGAAGAGGTTACACATCCCACTCTGTGTCTCCTTCCGTTAACCCCTGGCCACTCATGGAGGAAGAAACGGCATAGGATGTACGTGAAGGTGAAGATGGAAGGTGTAGGGATTGCAAGAAAGGTTGACCTCACCATGCACCATTCATTTCACACCCTTAACCATGCCTTGCTCCACATGTTTGGAAAACCCCCTCATCAATTCTCAAACTCCTATCGCCTCCTTTTTCAGGACCAACAAGGCCATTGGCTTCTCGCCAAAGATGTCCCATGGAG AACTTTCCTTAACTCTGCGCAGCGTCTCAAACTGCTCcgaaccaccaccaccatcgtacgaaattaa